The following is a genomic window from Pyricularia oryzae 70-15 chromosome 5, whole genome shotgun sequence.
TATGGTACCGCTGCTGAGGAGGGTTATGGCCGCTCACCCAGAGGCCAACGCGGTTTGCGCCGGCGCCATACTCAGCACCTACCAGCGCACGCGCGTAGAGTCAGTGGCGCTGCGGCTGGGGCTTGTGCCGCTCGCGTACCTGTGGAAGTACCCAGCCATCGCGGGGCCTGCGTCACTTGGCCCTGtcctcggcggcgacggcgcccACCTACTGCGAGATATGGCGGCTGCCGGTCTTGAGGCACGCATAGTCAAGGTGGCGAGCGGCGGCCTTGATGAAGAGTTTCTCTGGGAGGACGTCGCTAGCCTCAAGGGCGTTGCGAGGCTCGTGAGGGCCATGTCTCGATTCGGGTGCGGAACCGCCGGAGATGGCGCCGTACTGGGTGAAGGTGGTGAGTTCGAGACCTTGGTTGTTGACGGACCCGGGTGTCTGTTCAGAAAGAAGATTCTCGTCCAAGATCAAGACAAGAGGGTCATCAAGGAAGGCGGCGGCACCGCGTGGCTTCGCGTAGCCAAGGCTGAGGTTGTGGAAAAGCCCGCCCAAGACGATGGTGATGATGGGCTGGAGAAGCTTCGATCTCTGGTCAGATTTCCTAAGCTGCTGGACGAGCGATTTTCTGGGGTCTTGGCAGCCGTTTCCTCGGCGTCTAGCGAAGCATCTGGCCTGGTCCAAGACCAGAAGAATCTCGATAACTGGCCTGGAAGCAACACGCTCGGCCATGGCTGCTCCAGACTCGAGCAGTGGAATTTCGTGGCGGGCACGGGCACTGCCTCGTCTGTCGTAGAGGAAACTCAAATCATCACGGATAAGATTCGTGGGCGTCTGACCGCGCGGGGAATGTCTGCCACCAACATAATCTCGGCAACTATAGTTCTACGGCGCATGGCCGACTTTCCTGCTGTCAACGCCGTATATGGCCTTCTCTTTGTAGCCCCGAATCCGCCTTCTCGAGTCACCATATCGAGTGGGGATCTGTTGCCTTCGGGCTGCGATATCTATATTTCCTTGTCCATTTTGGACGTGCCAAACCCAGCGATTATGGACACGAGTGTGAGGGATGGCCTGCATGTGCAGTCCCGTTCTTACTGGGCACCGGCCAACATTGGTCCCTACAGTCAAGCCATAACATTGCCCCTTAGTATCATTGCACAGCCCAATACGAGGCGTCATCAAGGTGATGATGCAGTAATATCAAACCAGTCATCGGCCTCAGGTTCCAGAATAGTTCTCATCGCTGGCCAGATTCCCCTCATCCCTGCAACTATGGAGCTTCCCCGTCCTGTTGATCAAGACACCGAACTCGATGCCTTCACATTCAACGCAACACTGTCGTTGCAGCATCTCTGGAGGATAGCCCAGGACAAGGATGTACAGTGGTGGAGCAGTGCTGTGGCATATGTTTCAAAAACTGACAATGTGGAGACTGCTCAACGAAAGG
Proteins encoded in this region:
- a CDS encoding meiotically up-regulated 71 protein, producing MASLNVIALVSGGKDSFYSLLHCLANGHRVVALANLHPPPLPADKADADLNSFMYQTVGHEVIPLYADATGLPLYRHAITGGAGDSRRDYGGFVAHHDEDETESMVPLLRRVMAAHPEANAVCAGAILSTYQRTRVESVALRLGLVPLAYLWKYPAIAGPASLGPVLGGDGAHLLRDMAAAGLEARIVKVASGGLDEEFLWEDVASLKGVARLVRAMSRFGCGTAGDGAVLGEGGEFETLVVDGPGCLFRKKILVQDQDKRVIKEGGGTAWLRVAKAEVVEKPAQDDGDDGLEKLRSLVRFPKLLDERFSGVLAAVSSASSEASGLVQDQKNLDNWPGSNTLGHGCSRLEQWNFVAGTGTASSVVEETQIITDKIRGRLTARGMSATNIISATIVLRRMADFPAVNAVYGLLFVAPNPPSRVTISSGDLLPSGCDIYISLSILDVPNPAIMDTSVRDGLHVQSRSYWAPANIGPYSQAITLPLSIIAQPNTRRHQGDDAVISNQSSASGSRIVLIAGQIPLIPATMELPRPVDQDTELDAFTFNATLSLQHLWRIAQDKDVQWWSSAVAYVSKTDNVETAQRKAIAAATVWAKAHDVGGDGDDASDDDSGPDIWDRKYNPAFMDYKGQQDQSSCNLPDFEVINQPSTMGQPVQAVTTVPPFFLAEVEELPRQSDVEWHAQAGFSNLEARSVTLRSLSTPSSEASGQRSRSWDAHQTLVKIRESAFVQTSVAIKRGATLGDTHIAAESLADDIRSVVRLLSQPAARSESNSDMPLEDKTNDYQLLYFDTSLATVSQLAESCTVIPCRSLWNGRGERVAAVAFSRQVMSIDN